A single region of the Candidatus Hydrogenedentota bacterium genome encodes:
- a CDS encoding polymer-forming cytoskeletal protein: MAQDQSSKTDPGHLELDFDRDADFEKMNNAGRKGLLGRFNSRFNDKLQTSRGPDRQRDVVAETAAMPEAKADDLAMRRARTVSAQRMIIPEGVLIEGSLTSGSDTDIGGRIEGNITVEGRLQLGPSALISGNVRAVSCKVEGLVEGKVECSEDLELGPTGRLNADVVAGKRIFLAGQVYGNVTTPGVLRLATTSRVEGDVKTRSILMEEGAVLNGQCAMRAPAQQQPPQQQPQQQGQQQGQNSQENRKKK, encoded by the coding sequence TGGATTTCGATCGCGACGCGGACTTTGAAAAGATGAACAACGCCGGGCGGAAGGGCCTTCTGGGCCGCTTCAATTCCCGGTTCAACGACAAGCTTCAGACAAGCCGCGGCCCCGACCGGCAGCGGGATGTGGTTGCGGAAACCGCGGCGATGCCCGAGGCGAAAGCCGACGACCTCGCCATGCGAAGGGCCAGAACGGTGAGTGCACAACGAATGATTATCCCCGAGGGCGTCCTGATTGAGGGCTCCCTCACCAGCGGATCGGATACTGACATCGGGGGCCGCATCGAAGGGAATATAACGGTCGAAGGCCGCCTTCAACTTGGGCCGAGCGCCCTGATCTCCGGCAATGTCCGGGCCGTCTCCTGCAAGGTCGAAGGCCTGGTGGAAGGCAAAGTGGAATGCTCCGAAGACTTGGAACTGGGCCCAACGGGACGCCTGAACGCCGATGTCGTGGCGGGCAAGCGAATATTCCTCGCCGGCCAGGTGTACGGTAACGTGACTACCCCGGGCGTGTTGCGCCTGGCCACCACGTCGAGGGTTGAAGGCGATGTGAAAACCCGCAGCATCCTGATGGAAGAGGGCGCCGTGCTGAACGGCCAGTGCGCGATGCGCGCGCCCGCCCAGCAGCAGCCCCCGCAGCAACAACCTCAACAACAGGGGCAGCAGCAGGGCCAGAACTCCCAGGAAAACCGAAAGAAGAAGTAA
- a CDS encoding zinc metallopeptidase, with translation MILDMPSLLVFGVTLILSLWAQAKVKWAYARNAQIATRRGMTGAELARWMMRQENIDDVGLEPIGGELTDHYDPQAKVVRLSQGVYNSQSIAALGIAAHEVGHVIQHAHGYAPMQLRSFVYPVANIGSKLAMPLILAGLFIAQMPYLLWAGVYLFAASTAFTVVTLPVEFNASSRALRALQQGGMMDEDELRGAKQVLDAAALTYVAAAVSSILWLLYYIAIARGRE, from the coding sequence ATGATTTTAGACATGCCAAGCCTGCTAGTTTTTGGTGTCACCCTGATCCTGTCCCTTTGGGCCCAGGCGAAGGTGAAATGGGCCTATGCCCGCAATGCGCAGATCGCAACCCGGCGCGGGATGACCGGCGCCGAACTCGCCCGCTGGATGATGCGCCAGGAAAACATTGACGATGTGGGCCTGGAGCCGATCGGCGGCGAACTGACGGACCACTACGACCCGCAGGCGAAAGTGGTGCGCCTTTCCCAGGGCGTCTATAACAGCCAGAGCATCGCCGCGCTGGGCATCGCCGCCCACGAGGTGGGACACGTGATCCAGCACGCCCACGGTTACGCCCCCATGCAGCTGCGCTCGTTTGTGTATCCCGTGGCGAATATCGGATCGAAACTCGCCATGCCCCTGATTCTCGCGGGTCTGTTTATTGCCCAGATGCCGTATCTGCTCTGGGCCGGCGTCTACCTTTTCGCCGCGTCCACCGCCTTCACCGTGGTCACCCTGCCGGTGGAGTTCAATGCCAGCAGCCGCGCGCTTCGCGCCCTCCAGCAGGGGGGCATGATGGACGAAGACGAACTCCGCGGGGCAAAGCAAGTCCTCGATGCGGCCGCCCTCACCTATGTCGCGGCGGCGGTTTCGTCGATCCTGTGGCTGCTCTACTACATCGCCATCGCGCGCGGGCGGGAGTAA
- a CDS encoding ATP-grasp domain-containing protein, whose translation MTPGAPLTVLVLAVGGNVSQGILKALARARRACRVVGADIRADHAGLFWVDRARVSPWAHEPEFLPWLIDCCRHEGVQLILSGAEPVLMALAQHRGRIEAETGACCLVSDWEVMETCDDKWKTAQWLAARGSEGPESAITDDPGSVDALAARCGFPLVAKPRRGGGARGFFAVQDAADLDYIRRKPGYLIQAYAGSPEQEYTVACFADRDGVLAPSCCMRRDLVAGTTFRATLGDFPDIRAAAESIVAALKPLGPCNVQLRQTNRGPVCFEINPRFSGTAPIRAHYGYNDVEAAINHFLLGEPVRLPLITRGEALRYWNEVYVEPEALEALREAGSLESPGQHALIDTAPRERG comes from the coding sequence TGACGGTGCTCGTCCTGGCCGTTGGCGGCAATGTGAGCCAGGGCATTCTCAAGGCCCTTGCGCGCGCCCGTCGCGCCTGCCGCGTAGTCGGGGCGGATATCCGCGCCGATCATGCCGGGCTCTTCTGGGTGGACCGTGCCCGCGTCTCTCCCTGGGCGCACGAGCCCGAGTTCCTCCCCTGGCTGATCGATTGCTGTCGCCACGAAGGAGTTCAGCTCATTCTGTCCGGCGCGGAGCCGGTCCTGATGGCGCTCGCGCAACACCGGGGCCGGATCGAGGCCGAAACCGGCGCATGCTGCCTCGTGAGCGACTGGGAGGTCATGGAGACCTGCGACGACAAGTGGAAAACCGCGCAGTGGCTCGCGGCGCGCGGTTCTGAGGGGCCGGAGAGCGCCATAACCGACGATCCCGGCTCGGTGGACGCGCTTGCGGCCCGTTGCGGGTTTCCCCTGGTGGCCAAACCGCGTCGGGGCGGCGGAGCGCGCGGTTTTTTCGCCGTGCAGGACGCCGCCGACCTCGATTACATCCGCCGGAAACCCGGTTACCTGATTCAGGCGTATGCCGGCAGCCCGGAGCAAGAATACACCGTCGCCTGTTTCGCCGATCGGGATGGCGTGCTCGCCCCGAGCTGTTGCATGCGGCGGGACTTGGTCGCGGGCACCACCTTCCGCGCAACGCTGGGTGATTTTCCCGATATCCGGGCCGCCGCCGAGTCAATTGTCGCGGCGCTGAAGCCGCTGGGGCCCTGCAACGTCCAGCTGCGCCAGACCAACCGCGGGCCCGTCTGTTTTGAAATCAACCCGCGCTTCTCCGGAACCGCGCCGATCCGGGCCCATTACGGCTACAACGATGTGGAAGCAGCGATCAACCACTTCCTGCTTGGGGAGCCGGTCCGCTTGCCGCTGATAACCCGGGGCGAAGCACTCCGCTACTGGAACGAGGTCTATGTTGAGCCGGAAGCGCTCGAAGCGCTTCGCGAAGCGGGTTCGTTGGAATCGCCCGGCCAGCATGCATTGATCGATACCGCGCCGCGCGAACGGGGGTAG